In one Ictalurus punctatus breed USDA103 chromosome 19, Coco_2.0, whole genome shotgun sequence genomic region, the following are encoded:
- the LOC108280029 gene encoding shaker-related potassium channel tsha2: MTVVPGENLDETVALAALCHDAYEPERADQECCERVVINVSGLRFETQLKTLAQFPRTLLGDPRKRMRFFDPLRNEYFFDRNRPSFDAILYFYQSGGRLRRPVNVPVDIFIEEIKFYELGEEVIENFKEDEGFIKEEERPLPENEFQRQVWLLFEYPESSGPARGIAIVSVLVILISIVIFCLETLPEFREDAKSYDVQLPLNGTVSVKKPNPFTDPFFIVETLCIIWFSFELVVRFLACPSKAAFFKNIMNTIDVVAIMPYFITLGLELAEHQGNGQQAMSLAILRVIRLVRVFRIFKLSRHSKGLQILGKTLQASMRELGLLIFFLFIGVILFSSAVYFAETDDPESGFSSIPDAFWWAVVSMTTVGYGDMCPVTIGGKIVGSLCAIAGVLTIALPVPVIVSNFNYFYHRETEHEEQLQYTHVTCGQQPQQPQPGYGDFGRSESKPSLSKSDYLDSEDADSIKYTNCSPPHKAYTGKLTDV, encoded by the coding sequence ATGACTGTTGTGCCTGGGGAGAACCTTGACGAGACCGTGGCCTTGGCCGCCCTCTGTCACGACGCTTATGAGCCCGAGAGGGCGGACCAGGAGTGCTGCGAGCGGGTGGTCATCAACGTGTCAGGCCTGCGCTTCGAAACGCAGCTCAAGACGCTCGCCCAGTTCCCAAGAACTCTGCTCGGCGACCCAAGAAAGCGGATGCGCTTCTTCGACCCGCTCAGAAATGAATACTTCTTCGACCGCAACCGGCCGAGCTTTGATGCCATCCTCTACTTCTACCAGTCGGGCGGGAGACTTCGGAGACCTGTCAACGTGCCCGTGGACATCTTCATAGAGGAGATCAAGTTTTACGAGCTCGGCGAAGAGGTCATTGAGAATTTCAAAGAGGACGAGGGTTTCATTAAAGAGGAGGAGCGCCCGTTACCGGAGAACGAGTTCCAGCGACAAGTGTGGCTGTTGTTTGAATATCCAGAGAGTTCAGGACCGGCCAGAGGGATCGCAATCGTCTCCGTGCTCGTGATTTTGATCTCCATCGTCATCTTTTGCCTGGAGACGTTGCCAGAGTTCAGGGAAGACGCCAAGTCGTACGACGTGCAACTCCCGCTAAACGGCACGGTGAGTGTGAAGAAGCCGAATCCGTTCACGGACCCATTTTTCATCGTGGAGACGCTGTGCATCATTTGGTTCTCCTTCGAGCTGGTTGTGCGCTTTTTGGCGTGCCCAAGCAAGGCGGCGTTTTTCAAAAACATAATGAACACTATCGACGTGGTGGCAATCATGCCGTACTTCATCACACTCGGCCTTGAGCTTGCCGAGCACCAAGGCAACGGGCAGCAAGCGATGTCATTGGCCATCCTGCGTGTTATCCGGCTCGTGCGCGTGTTCCGCATCTTTAAGCTCTCGCGCCACTCCAAAGGCCTTCAGatcttgggcaagacgctgcaGGCGAGCATGCGCGAGCTCGGTCTTTtgatcttcttcctcttcattgGTGTCATCCTCTTTTCCAGCGCAGTTTACTTCGCCGAGACAGACGACCCCGAGTCAGGCTTCAGCAGCATCCCGGACGCCTTCTGGTGGGCCGTGGTCTCCATGACCACCGTGGGTTATGGAGATATGTGCCCCGTGACCATCGGAGGCAAGATCGTGGGCTCGCTGTGCGCCATCGCTGGTGTGCTCACCATTGCGCTGCCTGTACCCGTGATCGTGTCCAACTTTAACTACTTCTACCACCGGGAGACCGAGCACGAGGAGCAGCTTCAGTACACGCACGTGACGTGTGGTCAGCAGCCCCAGCAGCCGCAGCCTGGCTACGGTGATTTCGGCAGGAGCGAGAGCAAGCCTTCCCTCTCCAAATCGGACTATTTGGATTCGGAAGACGCGGACTCAATCAAGTACACAAACTGCAGTCCTCCCCATAAAGCCTACACGGGGAAACTCACAGACGTATGA